The following coding sequences are from one Sesamum indicum cultivar Zhongzhi No. 13 linkage group LG11, S_indicum_v1.0, whole genome shotgun sequence window:
- the LOC105173324 gene encoding uncharacterized protein LOC105173324 encodes MYNKVKAEAECKMSKNSLTAILEANKFNETNYNDWMQNLRIVLDFENQTYVLDRSLPRTLLEGSTCEERLTFETERFVVYAVSNRHIIYTVTKAFLGAKMIEESSVQKHRVKMLSLMEKLKDLKIDLEKETYIYVILQSLPPFFNPFILNCNMNGLDKDLHELINTLVAYEVAVQKSAPSVLVVGVAYESSRLANFASRVDFELD; translated from the exons ATGTATAACAAGGTGAAGGCAGAGGCAGAATGTAAG atgtctaagaattcACTCACTGCTATTCTTGaggctaataaatttaatgaaacaaACTACAATGATTGGATGCAAAATCTTAGGATTGTCTTAGACTTTGAGAACCAGACCTATGTTTTGGATAGGTCTCTTCCTCGAACTTTGCTAGAAGGGTCCACATGCGAAGAACGTTTGACGTTCGAGACTGAAAGGTTCGTA GTTTATGCGGTTTCAAACCGGCATATTATATACACCgtgacaaaagcatttttggGTGCCAAGATGATTGAAGAATCTTCTGTACAGAAGCATAGGGTTAAGATGTTATCCCTTATGGAGAAGCTCAAGGACCTCAAGATtgatcttgaaaaagagaCGTACATTTATGTGATCCTTCAGTCTCTTCCTCCCTTCTTTAACCCATTTATCCTGAACTGTAACATGAATGGGCTTGACAAAGatcttcatgagttgataaacaCGTTGGTCGCGTACGAGGTAGCAGTTCAAAAGTCTGCACCGTCGGTATTGGTAGTAGGGGTGGCATATGAGTCGAGTCGGCTCGCGAATTTTGCGAGCCGGGtcgattttgagctcgactaa